One window of the Trifolium pratense cultivar HEN17-A07 linkage group LG2, ARS_RC_1.1, whole genome shotgun sequence genome contains the following:
- the LOC123905792 gene encoding PH, RCC1 and FYVE domains-containing protein 1-like produces the protein MADLVNYGNADRNIEQALIALKKGAQLLKYGRKGKPKFCPFRLSHDGSSLIWISSGGEKSLKLSSVSRIIPGQRTAVFQRYLRPEKDYVSFSLIYNNGKRSLDLICKDKVEADVWISGLKKLISSGQGGRSKIDGWSDGGLNLDDSKDLTSNSPSESSASASLDISSPDISVSLPNTSPKSFRPDNTLNSERSHAPSESTNMQIKGSGTDNFRVSVSSAPSSSSHGSAQDDYDALADVYIWGEIICENIKVGADKSVHYFSPRADVLLPRPLESNVVLDVQHIACGVKHASLVTRQGEVYTWGEESGGRLGHGVGKNVVQPRLVEALNSTTVDFVACGEFHSCAVTMTGELYTWGDGTHNAGLLGHGSNFSHWIPKRIGGPLEGLQVSSVACGPWHTALITSTGKLFTFGDGTFGVLGHGDRENLPYPREVESLSGLRTIAVACGVWHTAAVVEVIATQSIASLSSGKLFTWGDGDKNRLGHGDKEARLKPTCVPAIIDYNFQKIACGHSLTVGLTTSGQVFTMGSTVYGQLGNPQSDGKLPCLVGDKIALESIEEIACGAYHVAVLTSKNEVYTWGKGSNGRLGHGDVEDRKTPTLVEALKDRHVKYIACGSNYSAAICLHKWVSSAEQSQCSACRQAFGFTRKRHNCYHCGLVHCHSCSSRKVLRAALAPNPDKPYRVCDSCYVKLSKVAEASNYNRRNSLPRLSGENKDRLDKGDLRSSKAVVPSNMDLIKQLDNKAAKQGKKADTFSLARNSQMPLLQLKDVVFSTAVDLRRTAPRPVIAPSGVSSRSGSPFSRRSSPPRSATPIPTMSGLSFSKNVADSLKKTNELLNQEVQKLRSQVESLKQKCERQELEVQRSVKKTQEAMALATEESTKCKAAKEVIKSLTSQLKDLAEKLPPEVYDVEKIRTAYLQNGLESNGIHYPDSNGDQHSTVESISASSLASIGLESSMFKRTVSSLPGSYGSNLPQQLRGVVTANGTSNYPNVKLPNGGGVLHSSSNNLSDIVDGRDSGNFRDDESSLKWPNAAPASNSNNQVDAEWIEQYEPGVYITLVAMHDGTRDLKRVRFSRRRFGENQAENWWSENREKVYEKYNVHGMDKSSSQAAHKTEAVGSPASQT, from the exons ATGGCAGATCTTGTTAACTACGGGAATGCTGATCGTAACATTGAGCAA GCGTTGATTGCTTTGAAAAAGGGTGCTCAACTTCTTAAATATGGTCGAAAGGGAAAGCCAAAATTTTGTCCATTTAGGCTCTCACAT GATGGATCATCTTTAATCTGGATTTCAAGTGGTGGTGAAAAAAGTCTGAAGCTATCTTCTGTCTCAAGAATCATTCCTGGACAAAGAACT GCTGTTTTCCAACGGTACCTTCGTCCTGAGAAGGACTATGTGTCTTTTTCACTTATTTATAATAACGGAAAGCGGTCCCTTGATTTG ATTTGCAAAGATAAAGTTGAGGCAGATGTGTGGATTTCTGGTCTCAAAAAACTGATATCCTCAGGTCAAGGTGGTCGGTCCAAAATTGACGGATGGAGTGATGGTGGCCTCAATCTTGAC GATAGCAAAGACTTAACATCCAATAGTCCAAGTGAAAGTTCAGCTAGTGCGTCACTAGACATTAGTTCTCCCGACATTTCTGTGAGTCTTCCAAACACTTCACCAAAGTCCTTTCGGCCTGACAATACCTTAAATTCTGAAAGGTCACATGCACCATCAGAGTCAACAAATATGCAAATAAAAGGATCCGGCACAGATAATTTCCGTGTTAGTGTTTCAAGTGCCCCCAGCTCGTCTAGTCATGGATCTGCACAAGATGATTACGATGCTCTGGCGGATGTATACATATGGGGGGAAATTATCTGTGAAAACATCAAAGTTGGTGCTGACAAAAGTGTCCATTATTTCAGCCCAAGGGCCGATGTGCTTCTCCCGAGACCATTGGAATCCAATGTAGTTTTAGATGTACAGCATATAGCATGTGGTGTTAAACATGCTTCGTTAGTCACTAGGCAAGGTGAAGTTTATACGTGGGGTGAAGAATCGGGAGGACGCCTTGGCCATGGTGTTGGGAAGAATGTGGTTCAACCTCGTCTTGTTGAAGCATTGAATTCTACAACTGTTGATTTTGTTGCATGTGGGGAGTTCCATTCCTGCGCTGTTACAATGACCGGGGAACTATATACGTGGGGTGACGGTACTCATAATGCTGGATTGCTAGGTCATGGGTCTAATTTTAGTCATTGGATACCGAAGAGAATTGGGGGTCCATTAGAGGGACTTCAAGTTTCATCTGTCGCTTGTGGCCCATGGCACACAGCCTTGATTACTTCAACCGGGAAGCTCTTTACATTTGGCGATGGAACTTTTGGTGTCTTGGGACATGGAGATAGGGAAAATCTTCCGTATCCTAGAGAAGTGGAATCATTATCGGGGTTAAGGACGATAGCTGTTGCATGTGGAGTGTGGCACACTGCAGCTGTTGTAGAGGTTATTGCAACACAATCTATTGCTAGTTTATCGTCAGGTAAATTGTTTACCTGGGGCGACGGAGATAAAAATCGCCTCGGGCACGGGGACAAAGAGGCACGGCTTAAACCAACTTGTGTGCCTGCTATTATTGATtacaattttcaaaaaattgctTGTGGGCATAGTTTGACAGTAGGGCTGACAACATCCGGACAAGTTTTTACCATGGGAAGTACCGTTTACGGTCAGCTTGGGAATCCTCAATCCGATGGAAAGCTTCCATGCTTGGTAGGAGATAAGATTGCGTTGGAATCCATTGAAGAAATTGCTTGTGGTGCATATCATGTGGCTGTTTTAACATCCAAAAATGAAGTTTATACTTGGGGTAAAGGTTCAAATGGGAGATTAGGTCATGGAGATGTTGAAGATAGAAAAACGCCGACTTTGGTTGAAGCATTAAAAGACAGACATGTGAAATATATTGCATGTGGTTCAAATTACTCTGCCGCCATATGCCTTCATAAGTGGGTATCCAGTGCTGAGCAGTCTCAGTGCTCGGCTTGTAGACAAGCATTTGGCTTCACTCGAAAGCGGCACAATTGTTATCATTGTGGACTTGTGCACTGCCATTCTTGCAGTTCAAGGAAAGTATTAAGAGCAGCACTGGCTCCTAACCCTGACAAGCCATACCGTGTGTGTGATTCTTGTTATGTGAAATTGAGCAAGGTTGCAGAAGCTAGCAATTATAATCGGAGGAACTCTTTGCCGCGTCTTTCGGGTGAAAACAAGGATAGGTTAGACAAGGGTGATCTAAGATCGTCCAAGGCTGTTGTTCCTTCAAATATGGATTTGATAAAGCAACTAGATAATAAAGCAGCAAAACAAGGAAAAAAAGCTGATACATTCTCGCTAGCTCGCAACTCACAAATGCCTCTGTTACAGCTGAAAGATGTTGTCTTCTCCACTGCTGTTGATCTGAGACGAACAGCTCCAAGACCGGTGATTGCACCGTCAGGAGTAAGTTCAAGGTCCGGGTCCCCTTTCTCCAGAAGATCAAGCCCTCCTCGTTCAGCTACGCCTATTCCAACAATGTCGGGACTCTCTTTCTCCAAAAATGTTGCTGATAgtttgaagaaaacaaatgagcTTTTAAATCAAGAAGTTCAGAAGTTACGTTCTCAG GTTGAGAGCCTGAAACAAAAATGTGAACGGCAAGAATTAGAGGTTCAGAGGTCAGTAAAAAAGACTCAAGAAGCTATGGCACTAGCTACCGAGGAGTCTACTAAATGCAAAGCTGCAAAAGAAGTTATAAAATCGCTTACTTCACAG CTCAAAGATTTAGCTGAGAAGCTTCCTCCTGAAGTCTATGATGTTGAGAAAATTAGAACAGCTTACCTACAAAATGGTCTCGAGTCGAATGGTATTCACTATCCAGATTCAAATGGGGACCAGCACTCCACAGTGGAATCAATCAGCGCTTCAAGTTTGGCCTCCATAGGACTTGAATCCTCTATGTTCAAAAGAACAGTCAGTAGTTTGCCAGGATCCTATGGATCTAATCTCCCCCAGCAACTCCGGGGCGTTGTGACCGCCAACGGGACCAGTAATTATCCAAATGTTAAATTGCCAAATGGCGGTGGCGTGCTTCACTCGAGCAGTAATAATTTGTCAGATATTGTTGACGGTAGGGATTCTGGGAATTTCCGTGATGACGAGAGTAGTTTGAAATGGCCAAATGCTGCACCGgctagtaatagtaataatcaagTTGATGCAGAATGGATTGAACAGTATGAACCTGGTGTCTATATAACACTTGTGGCCATGCATGATGGAACAAGAGATCTGAAACGAGTGCGCTTCAG CCGGAGGAGATTTGGAGAAAACCAAGCCGAGAATTGGTGGTCAGAGAACCGGGAGAAGGTATACGAAAAATACAATGTTCATGGCATGGACAAATCTTCTAGCCAAGCAGCACATAAGACAGAGGCCGTCGGTTCTCCTGCTTCCCAAACTTAG